One Gordonia mangrovi genomic region harbors:
- a CDS encoding LLM class flavin-dependent oxidoreductase translates to MELGVFSLTDIYAGSTDTAASRTDDITAYGIAAERAGLDVFGIGEHHSRQFAVSSPAVNLAAIAQATSRIQLTTTATVLSVLDPVRTYQDFATLDMISHGRTEIYAGRSAFAEPFALFGENIGDLDSLFAEKLDLLIRLRGEQQVTWRGAHRPPLRDAAPNPPMREDLPIWVAVGGTPSSAQRAGQLGLPMALGLIGGTLDHAKRLVDTYRAAGRAAGHSDDMLKVGITSHFYVGESREAALDEFFPYYQRYLSPNTNGGRGWHVDRADMSNLASRRGALMVGGPREIAEKILDLHAELGVDRFLGQVDLGGLPRPLVLGSIRRLGEVVAPAVRQVIGS, encoded by the coding sequence ATGGAACTCGGAGTCTTCTCCCTGACCGACATCTATGCCGGCTCCACCGATACGGCGGCGTCGCGCACCGACGACATCACCGCATACGGAATCGCCGCGGAGCGGGCGGGACTCGATGTCTTCGGGATCGGAGAGCATCATTCGCGGCAGTTCGCCGTCTCGTCGCCGGCGGTCAACCTTGCCGCGATCGCGCAGGCGACCTCTCGTATCCAGCTGACCACGACGGCGACGGTGTTGTCCGTGCTCGACCCGGTGCGGACCTATCAGGATTTCGCCACGCTCGACATGATCAGCCACGGCCGAACCGAGATCTACGCCGGTCGCAGCGCATTCGCCGAGCCGTTCGCCCTGTTCGGGGAGAACATCGGCGACCTCGACAGCTTGTTCGCCGAGAAGCTCGACCTCTTGATACGCCTGCGTGGGGAACAACAGGTCACCTGGCGCGGAGCCCATCGGCCACCGCTGCGCGATGCCGCCCCGAATCCGCCCATGCGCGAAGATCTGCCGATCTGGGTCGCGGTGGGCGGAACTCCGTCCAGCGCGCAGCGCGCCGGTCAGCTCGGACTGCCCATGGCGCTCGGACTCATCGGCGGCACGCTCGATCACGCCAAGCGGCTCGTCGACACCTACCGCGCGGCGGGCCGCGCCGCCGGTCACTCCGATGACATGTTGAAAGTCGGGATCACCAGTCATTTCTATGTCGGCGAGTCGCGGGAGGCCGCGCTGGACGAGTTCTTTCCGTACTACCAGCGATATCTCTCTCCTAACACCAACGGTGGTCGAGGCTGGCACGTCGACCGCGCCGACATGTCGAACCTGGCGAGTCGACGCGGCGCGCTCATGGTAGGCGGCCCCCGGGAGATCGCCGAGAAGATCCTCGACCTGCACGCCGAGTTGGGCGTGGACCGCTTCCTCGGCCAGGTCGATCTGGGCGGGTTGCCGCGGCCACTGGTGCTCGGTTCGATCCGTCGGCTCGGCGAGGTGGTCGCGCCGGCGGTCCGGCAGGTGATCGGTTCCTGA
- a CDS encoding helix-turn-helix transcriptional regulator: protein MTIKDDVREFLITRRAQVRPDQVGLPEFGNDRRVPGLRREEVAMLAGVSLDYYTRLERGNIKGASDSVLNAIASALRLDDIERSHLFDLARRAGTQRSSRTPARRPAAVRVSVQRVLDSMALPAVVYNAAHDIVGVNEAGRALYFIHFDTEATPNIARTTFLDPRARTFYADWSEARRMTAAMLRFEVGRNPLDEELTALIGELSTRSTLFRESWAEHDVHEHRSGVKTFNHPGVGAITVSYDGWQLPGEDGLSIVTYSAEPGSADADRLALLPAWAAQHTASAPESAVDHGSTKATSTPE from the coding sequence ATGACCATCAAGGACGATGTCCGCGAGTTCCTGATCACCCGCCGGGCCCAGGTTCGACCCGATCAGGTCGGTCTGCCCGAGTTCGGAAACGACCGACGCGTGCCGGGATTGCGACGTGAGGAAGTGGCGATGCTTGCCGGTGTGAGCCTGGACTACTACACACGTCTCGAGCGCGGCAACATCAAGGGCGCCTCGGACAGTGTGTTGAACGCCATTGCCAGTGCGCTGCGCCTCGACGACATCGAGCGGTCGCACCTGTTCGACCTCGCCCGACGCGCAGGTACACAGCGCTCCAGCCGCACTCCTGCCCGGCGACCGGCAGCGGTGCGTGTTTCGGTGCAGCGGGTGCTGGACAGCATGGCCCTGCCGGCGGTCGTCTACAACGCCGCCCACGACATCGTCGGGGTGAATGAGGCGGGACGCGCACTGTATTTCATCCATTTCGACACCGAGGCGACGCCGAACATCGCCCGCACCACCTTTCTCGACCCTCGCGCACGCACGTTCTACGCGGATTGGTCCGAAGCGCGTCGGATGACTGCTGCGATGCTCCGATTCGAGGTGGGCCGCAACCCACTGGACGAGGAACTCACCGCCCTGATCGGTGAACTGTCAACGCGCAGTACACTCTTCCGAGAGAGTTGGGCCGAGCACGACGTCCACGAGCATCGCAGCGGCGTGAAGACCTTCAACCACCCCGGCGTCGGCGCGATCACGGTGAGCTACGACGGGTGGCAGTTGCCGGGTGAGGACGGGCTGTCGATCGTGACATACAGTGCCGAGCCGGGCTCTGCGGACGCCGACCGCCTTGCGCTGCTTCCCGCCTGGGCGGCACAGCACACCGCGTCCGCACCGGAGAGCGCCGTCGACCACGGGTCAACGAAAGCGACGTCAACGCCCGAGTAG
- a CDS encoding SDR family NAD(P)-dependent oxidoreductase: protein MSERRYIVTGAASGIGRAVAEQAAAEGAALSLVDISADALEDVAAKLRANGNRVTTVVADLTSADEPARVVEESVSFLGGLDVLVSNAGAPELYLLKDLPIEAFDRAIALNVRATWLLAQAARPHLIEAGGGSVVATGSVCGHHPAPPQGAYGVAKAGLFMLIRHMALEWGPEGIRANSVSPGPTMTGLTEGVFNDLNDPQQRAVREMRESKLPLRKLGTPDEVAAAIVFLASPAASQITGIDIVVDGGMSTVLMPSAGVSTGQT, encoded by the coding sequence ATGTCCGAACGCCGTTACATCGTGACCGGTGCCGCCAGCGGCATCGGTCGGGCGGTCGCCGAGCAGGCAGCGGCCGAAGGTGCCGCACTCAGTCTGGTGGACATCTCCGCCGACGCTCTCGAGGATGTCGCCGCCAAGCTGCGGGCCAACGGCAATCGCGTTACCACCGTGGTCGCCGACCTGACGTCGGCCGACGAACCGGCCCGTGTGGTCGAGGAGTCGGTGAGCTTCCTCGGTGGACTCGACGTGCTCGTCAGCAACGCCGGTGCACCGGAGCTCTATCTGCTCAAAGATCTTCCGATCGAGGCATTCGACCGTGCGATCGCACTCAATGTGCGAGCGACCTGGTTGCTCGCGCAAGCTGCGCGCCCACACCTCATCGAGGCCGGGGGCGGCAGCGTGGTGGCCACCGGATCGGTCTGCGGACACCACCCCGCCCCACCGCAAGGCGCCTACGGCGTGGCAAAGGCCGGTCTGTTCATGCTCATCCGTCACATGGCGCTCGAGTGGGGACCCGAGGGCATCCGGGCCAACAGCGTCTCCCCCGGCCCGACGATGACCGGGCTCACCGAGGGGGTCTTCAACGACCTCAACGACCCGCAGCAACGCGCCGTCCGCGAGATGCGGGAGTCGAAACTGCCGCTTCGCAAGCTCGGCACCCCCGACGAGGTCGCCGCGGCCATCGTGTTCCTGGCGAGTCCGGCCGCTTCCCAGATCACGGGTATCGACATCGTCGTCGACGGCGGCATGTCGACGGTGTTGATGCCGTCGGCGGGCGTGTCGACCGGACAGACATAG
- a CDS encoding bile acid:sodium symporter family protein, giving the protein MIVQSIAASDIDSVEFTLSPALSLLMKVLIAFILFGVALDSRPSDFRNVLRRPIALAATLGTQYVLMPAVTLGVIAIMNPNPTVALGILFVACCPSGTLSNLFTHRSHGNVTMSVSLTTVSSALCVVLTPLSFALWGGMSSDVSALLEDIQISISDMLVEVGIMIAVPFALGMLVARRYPGFALAARKPVDIATLVVLLMIAVGGFAGQASALITGLSAVLGVVLVQNVLSLSIGYGVARACRLPVADARAVAFESGVRNSALSLALVLMYFEGFGGAALAAAYWGIVDTITGLALAEVWRRRPLSKRQAADDGVPTAVTS; this is encoded by the coding sequence TTGATTGTTCAGTCAATAGCCGCGTCGGACATCGACAGCGTCGAGTTCACGCTGAGCCCGGCGCTCAGCCTCCTCATGAAAGTGCTGATCGCTTTTATCCTCTTTGGAGTCGCCCTGGATAGTCGGCCCTCCGACTTCCGCAACGTTCTCCGTCGTCCGATCGCCCTGGCTGCCACGCTCGGAACGCAATACGTGCTGATGCCCGCCGTGACTTTGGGTGTCATTGCGATAATGAACCCGAATCCGACTGTTGCACTAGGGATTTTGTTCGTCGCATGCTGCCCGTCGGGCACGTTGTCCAATTTGTTCACCCACCGATCGCACGGCAACGTAACCATGTCGGTGTCCCTGACCACGGTCTCGAGCGCACTGTGCGTTGTGCTGACACCATTGTCGTTCGCCCTGTGGGGCGGGATGTCGTCTGACGTCTCGGCGCTCCTGGAGGACATTCAGATCAGCATTTCAGACATGCTGGTCGAGGTGGGCATCATGATCGCGGTGCCGTTCGCGCTGGGCATGCTTGTTGCGCGTCGGTATCCGGGATTCGCCCTCGCTGCGCGCAAGCCGGTGGACATCGCGACCCTGGTCGTGTTGCTGATGATCGCGGTGGGCGGCTTTGCCGGTCAGGCGAGCGCCTTGATCACCGGGTTGTCGGCGGTCTTGGGCGTTGTCCTGGTACAGAACGTGCTGTCACTCTCGATCGGCTACGGCGTCGCTCGTGCCTGCCGTCTTCCCGTCGCCGATGCCCGCGCGGTTGCGTTCGAGAGTGGCGTCCGAAACAGCGCGTTGTCTCTCGCACTGGTCCTGATGTACTTCGAGGGATTCGGTGGTGCGGCATTGGCGGCCGCATACTGGGGCATTGTCGACACCATCACCGGTCTCGCCCTCGCCGAGGTATGGCGTCGCCGTCCGCTGTCGAAACGGCAAGCCGCTGACGATGGAGTTCCGACGGCCGTGACCTCGTAG
- a CDS encoding SDR family NAD(P)-dependent oxidoreductase, whose protein sequence is MELGKKTALVTGAGATGGIGFQIAAALRQAGARVILSGRNEERGRAAAAELGDDVQFITADVTDIDSVRRLADQAGPVDILVNNAASATAAPTTDQSVDAFDAEFATNVRGPFFLTAALAPHMIAQGGGSIINVSSLVARHGTPNMSVYGASKAALESLTRSWAAEFAHAGVRVNTVAPGATGSQAVVEAMGENLDLIAQSIPMGRIGKTTDVADAVVFLASDRAGFITGALLPVDGGRAAV, encoded by the coding sequence ATGGAACTTGGCAAGAAGACGGCATTGGTCACCGGCGCAGGAGCCACCGGTGGCATCGGATTTCAGATTGCCGCCGCCCTGCGTCAGGCGGGCGCTCGGGTCATCCTGAGTGGACGCAACGAGGAGCGTGGGCGTGCTGCAGCGGCCGAACTCGGCGACGACGTGCAGTTCATCACCGCGGACGTCACCGACATCGACAGTGTTCGGCGACTGGCCGATCAGGCGGGCCCGGTCGACATCCTCGTCAACAACGCCGCGTCCGCGACGGCCGCTCCCACCACCGACCAGAGTGTGGACGCCTTCGACGCCGAGTTCGCCACCAATGTCCGAGGGCCGTTCTTCCTGACCGCCGCGCTCGCGCCGCACATGATCGCGCAGGGTGGCGGCAGCATCATCAATGTCAGTTCCCTCGTCGCCCGACACGGCACTCCGAACATGTCGGTGTATGGGGCGTCGAAGGCCGCCCTGGAATCGTTGACCCGCAGCTGGGCTGCGGAATTCGCACACGCCGGGGTCCGGGTGAACACGGTCGCACCGGGCGCGACCGGTAGTCAGGCCGTCGTGGAGGCGATGGGCGAGAACCTCGACCTGATCGCCCAGTCGATCCCGATGGGGCGGATCGGCAAGACAACCGACGTCGCCGACGCGGTGGTCTTCCTGGCGTCGGACCGGGCCGGCTTCATCACGGGCGCTTTGCTTCCCGTTGATGGGGGACGCGCGGCGGTCTGA
- a CDS encoding cupin domain-containing protein: MEIIRGRVPDTPTQERTGPFTGTAWGDHLLNTDDVAMSTVYFAPGARTFWHHHERGQLLTITSGEGLVVSRDGTVARVRAGDMVWTRPGEQHWHGACHDSFMAHTSTTLGATTWLEEVSCPDYTHANDGVTAE, from the coding sequence GTGGAGATCATCAGGGGCCGTGTGCCCGACACCCCTACGCAGGAGCGGACCGGACCCTTCACGGGTACCGCCTGGGGTGACCACCTCCTCAACACCGACGACGTGGCGATGAGCACGGTGTACTTCGCACCCGGCGCGCGCACGTTCTGGCACCACCACGAACGGGGACAGTTGCTCACAATCACTTCCGGTGAGGGACTGGTCGTTTCGCGCGATGGCACGGTGGCGCGAGTCCGAGCCGGCGACATGGTGTGGACACGACCCGGCGAACAGCACTGGCATGGCGCATGCCATGACTCCTTCATGGCCCACACATCGACCACGCTGGGTGCCACCACGTGGCTCGAAGAGGTGTCGTGCCCGGATTACACGCACGCCAACGACGGCGTGACCGCAGAGTAG
- a CDS encoding FadR/GntR family transcriptional regulator: protein MKLAEQLAQEIVAQISQSGMKAGDRLQSELLMAQQRGVSRASLREALRILEVHGLITIRTGPNGGPELAELTARDFSRMATLHFNAAGVTFRELLEARVVLEPRMAELAAVNRTPQQMLALRSNVREHRRADDLVELVRYAHDFHELVADMAGTDNRALSLMTASIHGIFDVYLHRGRSVEAMQSTAGVHAEISDAIEEGDAERAASLMESHMQASADTFERENPTLIDQTVSWLST from the coding sequence GTGAAGCTCGCCGAGCAGCTGGCACAGGAGATCGTCGCGCAGATCTCGCAATCGGGGATGAAGGCAGGCGACCGGCTCCAATCCGAATTGTTGATGGCGCAGCAACGTGGTGTGAGCCGCGCATCGCTTCGCGAAGCCCTCCGAATACTGGAAGTTCACGGCCTCATCACCATCCGCACCGGCCCTAACGGCGGGCCCGAGCTGGCCGAGCTCACCGCACGCGACTTCTCCCGCATGGCGACCCTGCACTTCAACGCCGCTGGCGTCACATTCCGCGAACTCCTGGAAGCGCGGGTCGTGCTCGAACCGCGCATGGCCGAGCTCGCGGCCGTCAACCGGACACCCCAGCAGATGCTGGCGCTGCGGTCGAACGTCCGCGAGCATCGACGGGCGGACGATCTGGTGGAACTCGTCCGCTACGCCCATGACTTCCACGAACTGGTGGCGGACATGGCCGGTACCGATAATCGGGCATTGTCACTGATGACGGCCTCGATCCACGGGATCTTCGACGTGTACCTCCACCGCGGCCGCAGCGTCGAGGCGATGCAGTCGACGGCGGGCGTGCACGCCGAGATTTCCGATGCGATCGAGGAGGGCGATGCCGAGCGTGCCGCGTCATTGATGGAGTCGCACATGCAAGCGAGCGCCGACACGTTCGAGCGGGAGAATCCCACCCTGATCGACCAGACCGTCTCCTGGCTTTCCACCTGA
- a CDS encoding zinc-dependent alcohol dehydrogenase family protein, translating to MRGVILEGPRDIRVIDREDPKVIEPTDAVIRITATCICGSDLWPYRGDDDSEHQVMGHEYVGVVTEIGDDITTLKVGDHVVGSFVISDNTCEICQAGYQSKCVHAEFVAEAIGTQAEYARIPYADGTLVVTPGEPDPAIVPSLLAASDVLGTGWFAAVAAETGPGKTVAVVGDGAVGLMGVLAAKQLGAERIIISSRHADRQALAREFGATDVLAERGEEFVDKVKELTNGYGAHSVIEAVGTAEAFTQARKSVRPGGHVGFVGIAHDVQIPGDELFFDEIHLHGGPAPVRRFLPDLIQLIWDRKIDPGKVFDLTLPLAEAAEGYKAMDERRATKVLLTV from the coding sequence ATGCGTGGAGTAATTCTCGAGGGACCTCGCGATATCCGGGTCATCGACCGCGAGGACCCGAAGGTCATCGAACCGACCGATGCGGTCATCCGGATCACCGCCACCTGCATCTGCGGGTCGGACCTGTGGCCCTACCGCGGCGACGACGACAGTGAGCACCAGGTGATGGGCCACGAGTACGTCGGTGTCGTCACCGAGATCGGCGACGACATCACGACGCTGAAGGTCGGCGACCATGTGGTGGGATCGTTTGTGATCTCCGACAACACCTGTGAGATCTGCCAGGCCGGGTACCAGTCCAAGTGCGTGCACGCCGAATTCGTCGCCGAGGCGATCGGAACGCAGGCCGAGTACGCCCGAATCCCCTATGCCGACGGCACATTGGTCGTCACACCGGGTGAGCCCGACCCCGCCATTGTCCCGTCGTTGCTGGCGGCTTCCGACGTGCTGGGGACCGGCTGGTTCGCCGCGGTGGCGGCCGAGACCGGCCCGGGCAAGACCGTCGCCGTGGTGGGCGATGGTGCCGTCGGACTCATGGGTGTGCTGGCCGCGAAACAACTGGGCGCGGAACGGATCATCATCTCCAGCCGCCACGCCGACCGGCAGGCACTGGCAAGGGAGTTCGGCGCGACCGATGTCCTCGCCGAACGTGGCGAGGAGTTCGTCGACAAGGTCAAAGAGCTCACGAACGGCTACGGCGCACACAGCGTCATCGAAGCCGTCGGCACCGCCGAGGCATTCACGCAGGCTCGCAAGTCGGTTCGCCCGGGCGGGCACGTCGGGTTCGTCGGCATCGCCCACGACGTGCAGATCCCCGGCGACGAACTGTTCTTCGACGAGATCCACCTCCACGGTGGGCCCGCCCCGGTCCGGCGCTTCCTGCCCGATCTGATCCAGCTGATCTGGGATCGCAAGATCGATCCGGGCAAGGTCTTCGATCTCACCCTTCCTCTGGCCGAGGCCGCCGAAGGGTACAAGGCGATGGATGAGCGCCGCGCCACCAAGGTGCTCCTGACCGTCTGA
- a CDS encoding SDR family NAD(P)-dependent oxidoreductase produces the protein MPTIAIVGAGPGMGLAIARTFGAHGFDVALISRTQKNLDALAAELAGEGITAKGFAADVCDHTALTGALRSAATEFGQIDVLEYSPVDAAGTQMVSPSTASPADIQAQIEQQLYGAIAATQAVLPAMREAGSGTLLFTTGGGSVDPNPMLGNVNAAAAALRNWTLNLHKELADTGVQATHVAISVWIGDGPEGVPTASADQIAPVYWDLHIERDRAEHVFTG, from the coding sequence ATGCCGACCATCGCAATCGTCGGAGCCGGCCCCGGCATGGGACTGGCCATCGCCCGCACATTCGGGGCGCACGGGTTCGACGTCGCTCTCATCTCCCGCACCCAGAAGAATCTCGACGCGCTCGCGGCCGAGCTGGCAGGCGAGGGTATCACCGCCAAAGGATTCGCCGCCGACGTGTGCGATCACACTGCCCTGACCGGGGCGTTGCGCTCGGCCGCAACCGAATTCGGACAGATTGACGTCCTCGAGTACTCGCCCGTCGACGCTGCGGGCACGCAGATGGTGTCACCGTCGACGGCGTCGCCCGCCGACATCCAAGCGCAGATCGAGCAGCAACTCTATGGTGCCATCGCCGCCACCCAGGCCGTGCTGCCGGCGATGCGTGAAGCCGGTTCCGGAACTCTGTTGTTCACGACCGGAGGCGGGTCGGTGGACCCCAACCCGATGCTCGGCAACGTGAACGCGGCCGCAGCGGCGTTGCGAAACTGGACTCTCAACCTACACAAGGAGCTCGCGGACACCGGTGTGCAGGCGACCCACGTCGCGATCAGCGTCTGGATCGGTGACGGCCCGGAAGGCGTACCCACCGCCTCCGCCGACCAGATCGCGCCGGTGTACTGGGATCTGCATATCGAGCGTGATCGAGCGGAGCATGTCTTCACCGGTTGA
- a CDS encoding aldo/keto reductase, translated as MKTRRIGSIDVSAIGLGAMPLSLGNRPDETRAIATIHAALDSGVTLIDTADAYQTGADEENHNEILVANALGRYSGDLSKVVVATKGGYERPADGSWVNNGRPEHLKAAARVSAKNLGVDAIALYQFHHPDPAVPFEDSIGALKDLIDDGLIRAAGISNVDTSQIRTAHGILGDHLVSVQNQFSPAHQDSRRELELSAELGLAFLPWSPLGGMSRGGTLADANAAFAAIAAERGVSPQQVALAWELSLSSTVIPIPGASRPESISDSACAADLQLTDAELARLNG; from the coding sequence ATGAAGACACGCAGAATTGGTTCGATCGATGTCAGCGCGATCGGGCTGGGAGCGATGCCGCTGTCGCTGGGCAACCGCCCCGACGAGACACGCGCCATCGCAACAATTCACGCCGCGCTGGATTCGGGGGTCACCCTCATCGACACCGCCGACGCCTACCAAACCGGCGCCGACGAGGAGAACCACAACGAGATCCTGGTCGCGAACGCGCTGGGCCGGTATTCGGGCGACTTGTCGAAAGTAGTGGTGGCGACCAAGGGCGGCTATGAGCGCCCGGCGGACGGCAGTTGGGTCAACAACGGCAGGCCCGAACACCTCAAGGCCGCAGCCCGGGTCTCGGCGAAGAACCTCGGCGTGGATGCCATCGCGCTCTACCAGTTCCATCACCCCGACCCGGCGGTGCCGTTCGAGGACTCGATCGGCGCTCTCAAGGACCTCATCGACGACGGACTGATCCGCGCCGCTGGGATATCCAACGTCGACACCTCCCAAATCCGTACTGCGCATGGAATTCTCGGCGACCACCTGGTGTCAGTGCAGAACCAGTTCTCGCCTGCGCACCAGGACTCACGCCGCGAACTGGAGTTGTCCGCGGAGCTGGGGTTGGCGTTTCTTCCCTGGAGTCCGCTGGGCGGTATGAGTCGCGGCGGCACCCTTGCGGATGCGAACGCCGCGTTCGCGGCCATCGCCGCAGAGCGCGGTGTGAGCCCTCAGCAGGTGGCGTTGGCGTGGGAGCTGTCGCTGTCGTCGACGGTGATCCCGATTCCCGGTGCATCACGTCCCGAGAGCATCTCCGATTCCGCCTGCGCGGCCGACCTGCAACTCACCGACGCCGAACTCGCCCGCCTGAACGGCTGA